TGGGTCATGTCGAAGTGGGAGGGCGAGACGCCGAAGACCGCCGCTTCGCTGCGGCCCTGGGGCGAGAAGATACCGTAGACGCTGATCTCCTTGATCGCCGTGTGGGCCACCACCTGGGGCAGGGTCTCGAGAGCCATCTCCAGGTCGCGCAGGTTGAGGCCCAGGGAGTCTTCACGGACCTCTTTGAGGCGTTCTTCCGGCTGCGGGATCGCCTCGATGATAATGTTGCGCAGGCCGAGGGAGTCGATCATCTCCAGCGCCTGGCGGCGGGCCCCCTGGCCGATAGAAAGCATACTGATCACGGCTCCCACCCCGAAGATCATGCCCAGCAGGGTCAGCGCCGTGCGCAGCTTGTGGTGCGCGAATTCCTCGACGGCCTGGCGAATGCCCGTGCCCCAGTCCATCAGCCCTCTCCTTGCGTGGAAGGCTCGCTCAGGGCTATCACCTCACCTCCCGTCAGCCCACGCACCACCACCGTGCGGCTCAGGCTGCGCCTGCCGGTCTCCACCTCGCGCCGCTCGAAGCCGTCGCCCTGCTGGACCCAGACCCAGCTCTTGCCGGCCTTCTGGAACAGAGCCTGATTGGGGATCGAGACCACGTCGCTCTCCCGGGCGACGAAGATCGAGGCGAGCACCTGGCTGCGGGGTTTCATCGTCGCCTGGTCCGTCTGATCCAGTTCGATGGTCAGCTCGAAGTACTTCACCGGCGATTCCGACTCGATGGGATTCGCGATGGGCTGCACCGACTTGACCGTGCCCGGATAGCGCAGATCCGGATGCGCATCGAGGGCGATGCTCACCTCCAGGCCTTCGGCCAGACCCGCCGCCTCCGATTCGAGAACGTGCAGCTTGGCCTCCATGCGAGTCAGGTCGGGCAGTTCTCCAAGGGCGCCGCCGCCCCAAACCGTGTTGCCCACCGACATTTTCTCGCCCCTCCAGTTGGTCTTCCGGAAAAACACTCCGGCGTGGGGAGCACGCACTTCGAGGGACCGGCGGGCCTCCTCGAACTGGGTCAAGCGAACCTGCTGGGTCTTGCGCTGGAGACGCAAGATTTCCATCTCGGCCTCGGCCCGTTGCACGTAGCGTGCGATCTTCGACCGGGCCAGCTCGATTTTCGTCTCGAGCAGTTCCAGGTCGACCTGGGCGTCGATGATCTCGTTACGTGAAAACAGGGACTCGTCCCGTGGAGCATAGGACTCGGCGTCACGCTTTTCTTGCTCGAGCAGGAGCAGCGAGGCTTCAACGGCGGTCTTTTCTTTTTCCAGCGCCTTCTGTTTGGCCTCGAGCTGAAAGTCCACCTTGCGGATCGCGTCCTTCGCCTTGCGGATCCAACGCAGGATGGTCTCACCATCGAGACGGGCGATCAGGTCACCCTCTGCCACCGTGGTGCCGTCATCGAGCAGATAGACCACCCGCTGCCGGCCGGGCAAACGGGAGGGCACCTCGATCGGTGTGCTCCTGGCCGCCTCCAACTCTCCGAAACCCTTGATTTCGATCTCGAAAACGCCCGGCTGGACCTCGAAGGTTGGAATGGATGCCGACGGACGCGTGCCCGAGCAGCCGGCGGCTGTGAGCACGACCGGCAATAGCACCCCGGCCAGCCACTCAACCCTGATCATCGCGCACCTTCACCAGGTCTCCGGGCTCGAGCCCGGAATCGACGACGACCTTACCCTGCCAGCGGGCGCCGAGCCTCACCCGCACCTTCTCGCTGCGGCGCGCTCCACCACGCCGTACCTCGACCCAGGCGCCGTCGTCGGTGTGCCTGACGGCTTGTTCCGACACCTGGATCACGGGTCCCGGAGTGGGCACGAGGATCTTGAGACTCGCCGCCATGCCCGGACGCATCAGTTCGGTGTCGGGGTCGTCGATCTCGATGATCGCGTCGAAGACCTTGGAGGGAATATCCTTGGACTTGGTACGGAACAGACGCCCGAGGCGACGAATGCGGCCCGAGAAAAGCCGATCCGGCGCCGCGTCGAGGCGAATCTCGACCCGCTGCCCTTCCGCGACGTAACCCGCGTCGGCTTCGGCCACTTCGGCCGCCACCTGCATGTGGGTCAGGTCGGCCAACTCGAGGATCGGGCGGCCGCGCCAGACCGTCTCCCCGACCTTCGGCTTGTCGCCTCTCCAGTTGGGGACCAGCACCACGTAACCCGCCCGTTCGGCGCCGACTTCGAGGCGTTTCAAGTCTTCGCGGATACGGGTCACGGCCTGTTCGAGTTCCTTGACCTTCCGCTCGGCCGTCGCCAGGCGCAACCGCCGGCTCTTCTCCTGCAAGGCCACCGCCTGCTCGGCCAGTTCCAGGCGACGGGCGGCCAGCCGAGCGTCGATCCGGAGCTTCTCCACCTCGATCCCCGTCCGAAGATTCTCGGGGACATCGAGTTCCCGCTCCAGGCGCGCCAGCTTGGCCCGGGCCTGGGCGACTTCCAGCACGCGACGATCATACTCGTCCTGCAGCGCCAGCCGGTCTTTTTCGAGTTCCTTACGCGATGTGTCGAGTTCGGAGGTCTTGACTTCCAGTCGCTCGCGCAAGCGGCGCCCATCGAAAGTCAAAAGCCGATCGCCGGCGGCGACCTCCTTGCCCTCTTCGATCATGGAGGTAATGGTGAACTCCCACATGTAGCGTACCGAGGGACAGCCCACCAGCAGGGAATCGGCCGATTGCAGCTCGCCGCCCGCGCTGATACGCCGGACGAAGGACTCGCGCCGTACCTCTTCCCAGCGCCCGCTGTCGTCGAACAGGCCGAACCCGCTGCTCCAGGCGACGGCCAGCGCAGCGAGAAGGACCGCACCACCGAGAGCGAGGGCCCGCAAGCGGTTCATGGCGCCTCCTCCCCGGGCGGAAGCAACTCGCACTGCACACTCATCCCCGGCTTCATCACGGCAGGGTCCACCTGGTCGAGACGCAAGGTGACGGGGAAGTACGGAGCCTTGCCCCACAGGGCGCGTTTTTCTCCGCTCACGCCGATGGTCACCACCCGGGCGCTGAATTCCCGGTCGGGAAAAGCGTCGAGACGGACCCGCGCCCGCTGACCGGGGAAGATGCCCGGCAGATCGACCTCCAACGCCCAGGCGTGGACTTCGAGGGTATCGAGGTCGGGGATGCTGGCGATGGTGAAACCGAACTGCACCTGGTCGCCTTCCTGGAACTTGCGCCCCCACCAGGGATGCTCGCCGTAAACCACGATGCCGGGCCGGTGGGCGCGCAACACCAGATTGTCGAGAATCGTCTCGTAACGGGCGATCTCTTCTTCCAGGTCGGCGATCTCGATCTGATCGGTGGCCTCGGTGGCCAGCCGCGCCGCCTCACTGACCATCAGCGCCATGCGCGCCGCATCGAGTTCATCCTTCTTTTTGCGCAGTTCGAGCTGACGGGCGCGGTAGTCCTTACCCTCGAGCACCTGCTCGGGAACCGCCGCATCGAGCCTGGCCTTTTCGTAGTCGGCCTCGGCCCTGGCCAACTCGAGCTGCTTGTCGAGGCGGTCGAGTTGAGCCTGGGCCTGGTGGAGCGCGACCTCCTGGCGCTTTTTCTGCAAACGGTCCTGTCGATCGATCAGGCTGTCACGGGTGTCTCCGGGGTCGAGGCGGGCCACGGCGTCTTTCGGCCCCACCTCGCTTCCCTCTTCGATCAGCCAGACCAACTTGATCTGCCAGCGCGCCGACTCCGGAACTCGAAAATACTCGGCCGTGGCGGCGACCAGGCTGCCGCTGAGGATCCATCCTTCCGGCCGCTGCAACGGTGTCCGGGCAGGTGCCGCGGCACCCGCCAGCACCAGCAGCGCCCCACCCGTCACCGCCAACAACCGGCGCAGCTTCACCTCAACCGTCACGATGTTGCTCCTCGACGATGCGGCCGTCTCTCATGTGCAGCACACGATGGGCCCGGTCCGCGATATCGGGATCGTGGGTCACCATGGCGATGGTATGCCCCTGCCGGTTGAGCCGGGCGAAGAGTTCGAGGATTTCAAGGGAGGTCTCGCTGTCCAGGTTGCCGGTGGGTTCATCGGCCAACAGCAGGGC
The Acidobacteriota bacterium genome window above contains:
- a CDS encoding efflux RND transporter periplasmic adaptor subunit; translation: MIRVEWLAGVLLPVVLTAAGCSGTRPSASIPTFEVQPGVFEIEIKGFGELEAARSTPIEVPSRLPGRQRVVYLLDDGTTVAEGDLIARLDGETILRWIRKAKDAIRKVDFQLEAKQKALEKEKTAVEASLLLLEQEKRDAESYAPRDESLFSRNEIIDAQVDLELLETKIELARSKIARYVQRAEAEMEILRLQRKTQQVRLTQFEEARRSLEVRAPHAGVFFRKTNWRGEKMSVGNTVWGGGALGELPDLTRMEAKLHVLESEAAGLAEGLEVSIALDAHPDLRYPGTVKSVQPIANPIESESPVKYFELTIELDQTDQATMKPRSQVLASIFVARESDVVSIPNQALFQKAGKSWVWVQQGDGFERREVETGRRSLSRTVVVRGLTGGEVIALSEPSTQGEG
- a CDS encoding efflux RND transporter periplasmic adaptor subunit; this encodes MNRLRALALGGAVLLAALAVAWSSGFGLFDDSGRWEEVRRESFVRRISAGGELQSADSLLVGCPSVRYMWEFTITSMIEEGKEVAAGDRLLTFDGRRLRERLEVKTSELDTSRKELEKDRLALQDEYDRRVLEVAQARAKLARLERELDVPENLRTGIEVEKLRIDARLAARRLELAEQAVALQEKSRRLRLATAERKVKELEQAVTRIREDLKRLEVGAERAGYVVLVPNWRGDKPKVGETVWRGRPILELADLTHMQVAAEVAEADAGYVAEGQRVEIRLDAAPDRLFSGRIRRLGRLFRTKSKDIPSKVFDAIIEIDDPDTELMRPGMAASLKILVPTPGPVIQVSEQAVRHTDDGAWVEVRRGGARRSEKVRVRLGARWQGKVVVDSGLEPGDLVKVRDDQG
- a CDS encoding efflux RND transporter periplasmic adaptor subunit, translating into MTVEVKLRRLLAVTGGALLVLAGAAAPARTPLQRPEGWILSGSLVAATAEYFRVPESARWQIKLVWLIEEGSEVGPKDAVARLDPGDTRDSLIDRQDRLQKKRQEVALHQAQAQLDRLDKQLELARAEADYEKARLDAAVPEQVLEGKDYRARQLELRKKKDELDAARMALMVSEAARLATEATDQIEIADLEEEIARYETILDNLVLRAHRPGIVVYGEHPWWGRKFQEGDQVQFGFTIASIPDLDTLEVHAWALEVDLPGIFPGQRARVRLDAFPDREFSARVVTIGVSGEKRALWGKAPYFPVTLRLDQVDPAVMKPGMSVQCELLPPGEEAP